The Leclercia adecarboxylata region ACCGTTTCTCCCGGCTTAAGATCCCAGGGCGGCGTCGCCAGCCACACCGAGAGGGTTTTACGCTGGCGGAACTCCAGCACCGGCAGGTTCTGGCGTTCAGGCGGATCGTAGCGGCTGCCACGCAGGGAGCGGCTTTCGGCCACTTCGCCAGCGGAGAGCTGTTTTTTAAGCGGCACCCCGAAGCGGTAGTTGAGCTTCAGGCCGAGGTTGTTCTGGCTCACCCCGCTCTCCCCCTGCTTATGTCCAGCGGAAAATGTCACCAGCGGCACCGGGGTATAATCCAGCCCAAGGTTTACCGCCAGCGGGTTATGGTATCCGGTGCCGGTCTGGAACAGATCCACGCTGTCGCCAAAATATTGTTCAAAGCTGACGCTGGTGTTGAGGTGATGCCAGAACGGCAGCCAGGCTTTGGCGGTGACATCATATCCGCGCGCCATGCGCTGCTCCTGCACCTCAGAGCTGTCACGCCAGCTGGCAAACGGCTGATAGTAGTTAGCCGACAGGCGCAGGTATTCCCCCCAGGCTTCGGCGCCCAGCCCGGCGCGCTGGAGATTCTCATCGAGCAGGTTGTCGTAAAAGGTGTTGTAACCAAGCAGCCATTTGCCCGCCACCCAGCGCTGGCCGATGCCCGCATTGCTGACCAGGCCGTCCTCCTGCTGGGTCAGGCCAAGCTGGCTCCAGGTGAGGTAGCGGTTATTGTCCTGCCAGGGGATGAACCAGCTGCCTTTGCTCCCGGTGAAGCGCCCCTCGTCGTTGACCAGCAGATCGACGCTGGCATTGCCCCACGGCGAAAGCCACGACTCAATGTGCTGATTGACCTCCTGGCTGACGGCCTCCCGCACCTGCCCCAGGGCAAACTGCCGGGCCTGCTCCTCGGTGGTCAGGCCGTTGTCGGTCATGCTGGCTTCACCGAACGCTTTCGCCATCTCCGCCAGATGCTTCTCCCCTTCTCCCGTCGGCGTCGCCATGCCTAAGTCCGGCAGGCTGTCGCCATTGTTGTCGAACGGGTTTTGCGCCTGATGGATGAAGGAATTCGGGGCAGCGTGAACGGCTCCGGCGTAACAGAGGAGGAGGAACAGCGAACGCATGCGGGGAGATACAACTATCACCGTCGTGAAAGGTAGCCTGTGTAGTCAGAAACAGAGTTAATACCTTAACGTGATTGAGGAAAAATGACAGCGCTGTGGGAAATTTCAGGAATATCCTGAAGTTTTATTGCCGGGTGGCGCTGCGCTTACCCGGCCTACGCGGGTAAGCGCAGCGCATCAGGCGATCAGGCCCGCACGGAAAGCATCCCCTTCAGCTCCGGCACGCAGGAGCCGCAGTTGGTGCCGCAGCGTAACGTTGCCCCCAGCGCCGCGGCGGAGTCGCATCCTTCGGCAATCGCCTCACGAATGGCGTTTTCGCCCACGCTAAAACAGCTGCAGATAATGCGCCCCTGCTCCACGCGCTCGCCGGGATTCTGTCCGTTCAGCAGGGCGTGACGCTCCGCCAGTTCTACCGGCGCGGTGTGAAATGCCGCCTCGATAACGTTATGCGCCAGCCCCGGCAGATGAGTGCCTTGCCAGAAGCCGAGCATAAGTTCCCCCTGATGCCAGGCAAGCAGACTGCTGCGCTCGCCGGTCCGGGCGATTTGCAGCTGCCAGCCCTGCCCGCTGCAGTGCGCTAACAGCCAGTCCCACAGCGGCTTATCCCCGGCCAGGGTCAGGCGTGATACCCCGGTCGCCGCCTTGCGCCACCAGCAGACAAACCCCGGCAACGTCAGCGCGGCCCGGCTGTAAAGCTCCCCCTGCCAGGCGGGCTGCCACGGCATCAGCCGCACTGCCGTCTGCTTGCTCTCCGGCTGACCGGAATGGGGATCGCAGCGCCCTTCCACCACTGCATTGACCTTACCCTGGCGGGAAAAGCAGCTGTTCCAGTGCATCGGAACGAACAGTTGCCCGGCGGGCTGGCCGTCGTTGATCCGCGCCCGGGCCACCATCAACCCGCGCGGGGCGCTGATCCGCGCCAGCTGTCCCTCCTGCATTCCCAGCCGGGCGGCATCCTGCGGCGAGATATCCACCGTCGGCTCATCGCTGTGCTGCATCAGGCGCGGCACGTAGCCGGTGCGGGTCATGGTGTGCCACTGATCGCGAATGCGTCCGCTGTTGAGGGTAAAGGGATAGAGCACACTCCCGGTGGCGCCGTGGCGCTGCGGGATAACGGGGATCAAGCGCCCACGCGTGAAGACCTCGCGGTTGACGGGCCACTGCCAGGGCGTCAGCCCGTCCCACGCGTCGCGGGTCAGCTGCGCCAGCGCCGCAAGGTTCAGCATCCGCTCGCCCTGATTCTCAAACGCCGTCAGGGCAGCGTGTTCGGTGAAGATGGCGTGGGGATGGTCCCAGGCGAACGCCGCGCCATGGCCCAGCCGCTCAGCGATGCGGGCGATGATCCACCAGTCGGGTTTTGCTTCGCCAGGTGCTGGCAGAAAGGCGCGCTGGCGGGAGATGCGGCGTTCGGAGTTGGTCACCGTACCCTCTTTTTCGCCCCAGCCCAGCGCCGGGAAGCGGATGTGGGCGAAGCGGCTGGTGTCAGTGTCGCGC contains the following coding sequences:
- a CDS encoding nitrate reductase, translating into MTETQTTCPYCGVGCGVIARVENGEVSVRGDDSHPANFGRLCVKGSSLGETTGLAGRLLQPEVNDQPVSWEQALDLAGERLRDIIDKYGPQAVAFYASGQLLTEDYYAANKLMKGFIGAANIDTNSRLCMSSAVVGYKRAFGEDVVPCSYEDVEKTDLVVLVGSNAAWTHPVLYQRLVQARAANPALKVVVIDPRRTATCDIADLHLALTPGSDAGLFVGLLNAIDPAQAGDWPPERVANFCGLPPDDVATFYSWFTAAPRAVTLYTMGINQSTSGSDKCNAIINVHLASGKIGREGCGPFSLTGQPNAMGGREVGGLANQLAAHMNFIPDDLSRVARFWGTERLAQTPGLMAVELFEAIARGEVKAVWIMGTNPAVSLPDSHAVCQALAACPLVMVSEVMRDTDTSRFAHIRFPALGWGEKEGTVTNSERRISRQRAFLPAPGEAKPDWWIIARIAERLGHGAAFAWDHPHAIFTEHAALTAFENQGERMLNLAALAQLTRDAWDGLTPWQWPVNREVFTRGRLIPVIPQRHGATGSVLYPFTLNSGRIRDQWHTMTRTGYVPRLMQHSDEPTVDISPQDAARLGMQEGQLARISAPRGLMVARARINDGQPAGQLFVPMHWNSCFSRQGKVNAVVEGRCDPHSGQPESKQTAVRLMPWQPAWQGELYSRAALTLPGFVCWWRKAATGVSRLTLAGDKPLWDWLLAHCSGQGWQLQIARTGERSSLLAWHQGELMLGFWQGTHLPGLAHNVIEAAFHTAPVELAERHALLNGQNPGERVEQGRIICSCFSVGENAIREAIAEGCDSAAALGATLRCGTNCGSCVPELKGMLSVRA
- a CDS encoding YchO/YchP family invasin yields the protein MRSLFLLLCYAGAVHAAPNSFIHQAQNPFDNNGDSLPDLGMATPTGEGEKHLAEMAKAFGEASMTDNGLTTEEQARQFALGQVREAVSQEVNQHIESWLSPWGNASVDLLVNDEGRFTGSKGSWFIPWQDNNRYLTWSQLGLTQQEDGLVSNAGIGQRWVAGKWLLGYNTFYDNLLDENLQRAGLGAEAWGEYLRLSANYYQPFASWRDSSEVQEQRMARGYDVTAKAWLPFWHHLNTSVSFEQYFGDSVDLFQTGTGYHNPLAVNLGLDYTPVPLVTFSAGHKQGESGVSQNNLGLKLNYRFGVPLKKQLSAGEVAESRSLRGSRYDPPERQNLPVLEFRQRKTLSVWLATPPWDLKPGETVMLKLDIRSRHGVHSLHWQGDVQALSLTSPANASDTEGWSIILPAWDNSEGASNRWRLSVVVEDEAGQRVSSNEITLALTQPLLALPEDDPRWTLLPDE